A section of the Scleropages formosus chromosome 16, fSclFor1.1, whole genome shotgun sequence genome encodes:
- the LOC114912419 gene encoding plexin-B2-like, which produces MAWWTLAVLLLSLSIACCAESIQEFTSSTLINNVVQDPLTGRIYVGAIKAIYQLDSLLKQEKKVETGPKRDSRHCTPPIQSCHDAKMTDNTNKLLLVHPSNGSLIVCGSLFKGICSLRKLSSIDHLIYYNDSKGEKAYVVSSEETVSVVGVMSTFTKENDTFDVFVVGKGYGSQGNMKLISTRILQDFGNWDVFEDIVEAPAVQVTPFVKKYRHNFRYSFKESGFIYFLFTRTRGELHNKNFTFISRLCEDDHHYYSYMELQLSCGPNNMYNKTQATFVSSPGEELARNLSASGQYGQVRSQDKILFVVSSTDEDKPRSGLCTYPLRYINQRIMEIISACYTKNGKIGNKVAVDSPYTTSANLLCSVSVRQDTLTKYKCSADFLPSPLASTPGFALAAQAVHTTRGLLMAVAVAVEAERTVAFLGTSNGKVYHVHLSSTPEVYRTVPGPSSGEAVNKHLLFDRNHRHLYVTTGKKISMVPVEECDMMKDCKSCMDLKDPYCGWCALEGR; this is translated from the exons ATGGCGTGGTGGACTCTGGcagttctgctgctgtctctctccaTAGCCTGCTGTGCGGAATCCATCCAGGAGTTCACATCCAGCACCCTCATCAATAACGTGGTGCAGGACCCCCTCACAGGCCGCATCTATGTGGGAGCCATCAAGGCCATCTACCAATTGGACTCCTTGCTCAAGCAGGAGAAGAAAGTAGAGACTGGTCCCAAGAGGGACAGCCGCCACTGCACACCCCCCATCCAGTCCTGCCACGATGCCAAGATGACAGACAACACCAACAAGCTGTTGCTAGTGCACCCGTCTAACGGCTCGCTCATCGTGTGTGGAAGCCTCTTCAAGGGCATCTGCTCCCTGCGGAAACTCAGCAGCATTGACCACCTGATCTACTATAACGACAGCAAGGGTGAAAAGGCTTATGTGGTCAGCAGTGAGGAGACGGTGTCTGTAGTAGGAGTGATGTCAACCTTCACCAAAGAAAATGATACATTTGATGTGTTTGTCGTGGGGAAAGGCTACGGAAGCCAGGGCAACATGAAGCTTATCAGCACCCGCATCCTGCAGGACTTTGGCAATTGGGATGTGTTTGAGGACATTGTTGAGGctcctgctgttcaggtcaCCCCATTTGTCAAGAAGTACAGGCACAATTTTCGCTACTCATTCAAGGAAAGTGGCTTCATCTACTTCCTCTTCACCCGCACAAGAGGGGAGCTACATAACAAAAACTTTACCTTCATCTCCCGCCTTTGTGAGGATGATCACCATTACTATTCCTACATGGaactgcagctcagctgtggcCCCAACAACATGTACAACAAGACACAGGCCACCTTTGTCTCCTCCCCTGGGGAGGAACTGGCCCGAAACCTGAGCGCATCCGGTCAGTACGGCCAAGTGCGGTCGCAGGACAAGATTCTGTTCGTAGTGTCCAGCACCGATGAAGACAAGCCCCGTTCGGGGCTCTGCACGTACCCCCTGAGATATATCAACCAACGAATTATGGAAATCATCAGTGCCTGCTAtacaaaaaatgggaaaattggaAACAAAGTAGCTGTTGATTCTCCGTACACAACCTCAGCAAATCTATTATGTTCAGTATCAGTCCGT CAAGACACGCTGACAAAGTACAAATGTAGTGCCGATTTCCTGCCTTCACCGCTGGCCAGCACACCAGGCTTTGCGCTGGCTGCCCAAGCTGTCCACACCACCAGAGGCCTGCTCATGGCTGTCGCCGTTGCTGTGGAGGCTGAGCGCACGGTGGCCTTTCTGGGAACCAGCAATGGGAAGGTGTACCAC GTACACCTGTCCAGCACACCAGAGGTGTACCGAACTGTCCCTGGACCCAGCTCTGGTGAGGCAGTGAACAAACACCTGCTATTCGACAGAAACCACAGGCATCTGTACGTCACCACAGGAAAAAAG ATCTCAATGGTACCAGTGGAGGAATGTGATATGATGAAGGACTGCAAGTCTTGCATGGACCTCAAGGATCCCTACTGTGGCTGGTGTGCCTTGGAGGGCAGGTAA